In Nocardioides sp. InS609-2, a single genomic region encodes these proteins:
- a CDS encoding galactose oxidase-like domain-containing protein, with protein sequence MWGVFRRWVAGPGGLAVVVALGVSVAGAIAVPHDATLDTPGQGAHHGKPPEGHGSMPMLAVPAAAYVPVAPTLDRSGWTAMSPPGRSGRRARAAARNQAMKVLDGRAGTAWHPAVPRPGTGRAGTLRLRQLTIDLHGPAMVSGLRYTPGRKPLGRIGRYVIHVSFEGQTWQRVAHGRWADSAQVKATTFAPVPAGRVRLSVRSRAGKQAQVESAAEIELLGTPPPPPPPPPPPPPPPPPPATDQPPGFHPGLWSDPIGLPIVPATAILLPNNKVLTFSGVAANGFTTDSTNGGKTQISILDVSNGVNAGRREVAETGHEMFCTGLSILADGRVVITGGSGASNTTIYDPGTDTFTTGPQMAIPRGYQTSVTLSDGRVLALGGSWSGGATDKDGEVMAAAGTSWRRLAGVRANSILTPDWQGWSRQDNHAWLFAMSGGRVFHAGPSTQMNWFGTSGDGTTTSAGDRADAPVMMNGNAVMYDAGKILAVGGAPNYQENNDDSARLATPRAYTLDITAGFGQPVGVRRVGDMSEPRTFANSVVLPDGSVMVTGGQQRAKPFTDTAAVRAAEMWDPATGLFTRLAPEAIPRTYHSFSLLLADGRVMAGGGGLCWTCETNHPDVEILTPPYLLKADGTLRTRPAITGGVPAEVSAGATLTVTTDKPVASFALVRVGTSTHSINSDQRRVALTPSPTGQNTYQVTIPADRGTTVPGPWLLFALDAYGTPSKGQWVQIP encoded by the coding sequence ATGTGGGGTGTGTTCAGGCGCTGGGTCGCGGGGCCGGGAGGTCTCGCCGTCGTCGTTGCCCTGGGAGTCTCCGTCGCTGGCGCGATCGCGGTGCCGCACGACGCAACGCTCGACACCCCGGGCCAGGGAGCGCATCACGGGAAGCCTCCGGAGGGGCACGGCTCGATGCCGATGCTGGCGGTGCCGGCTGCGGCGTACGTGCCCGTCGCGCCGACCCTCGACCGTTCGGGTTGGACCGCCATGTCGCCTCCGGGTCGGTCGGGCCGACGCGCGCGGGCCGCGGCCAGGAACCAGGCCATGAAGGTTCTCGACGGCCGCGCCGGTACGGCGTGGCACCCGGCCGTGCCGCGCCCGGGCACCGGTCGCGCCGGGACTCTCCGTCTGCGCCAGCTCACGATCGACCTGCACGGCCCGGCCATGGTCTCGGGGTTGCGCTACACCCCAGGGCGCAAGCCTCTCGGGCGGATCGGGCGCTATGTCATCCACGTCAGCTTCGAAGGACAGACCTGGCAGCGGGTCGCCCACGGCCGCTGGGCCGACAGTGCACAGGTCAAGGCCACGACCTTCGCTCCCGTCCCGGCCGGCCGCGTCCGGCTCAGCGTCAGGTCCAGGGCCGGCAAGCAGGCGCAGGTGGAGAGCGCGGCCGAGATCGAGCTCCTTGGGACCCCGCCTCCCCCGCCTCCCCCACCTCCCCCACCTCCCCCACCTCCCCCACCTCCGGCCACCGATCAACCGCCGGGCTTCCACCCGGGCCTGTGGAGCGACCCGATTGGGCTGCCGATCGTTCCCGCGACGGCCATCTTGCTGCCGAACAACAAGGTGCTGACGTTCTCGGGCGTGGCCGCTAACGGGTTCACGACCGACTCCACCAACGGCGGCAAGACCCAGATCTCGATCCTCGACGTCAGCAACGGCGTCAACGCCGGCAGGCGTGAGGTCGCCGAGACGGGCCACGAGATGTTCTGCACGGGCCTCTCGATCCTGGCCGACGGCCGGGTCGTGATCACCGGCGGTTCCGGCGCGTCCAACACCACGATTTACGACCCCGGGACCGACACGTTCACCACCGGGCCACAGATGGCGATCCCGCGGGGCTACCAGACCTCCGTGACCCTTTCCGACGGGCGGGTCCTCGCGCTCGGAGGTTCGTGGAGTGGCGGCGCGACCGATAAGGACGGCGAGGTGATGGCCGCTGCCGGGACCTCGTGGCGCCGCCTCGCAGGGGTGAGGGCCAATTCCATCCTCACCCCCGACTGGCAGGGCTGGTCGCGCCAGGACAACCACGCCTGGCTCTTCGCGATGTCGGGCGGCCGGGTCTTCCACGCCGGTCCCAGCACCCAGATGAACTGGTTCGGCACCTCGGGTGACGGCACGACGACCTCTGCGGGCGACCGGGCCGACGCGCCGGTGATGATGAACGGCAACGCCGTGATGTACGACGCCGGCAAGATCCTCGCCGTCGGCGGTGCGCCCAACTACCAGGAGAACAACGACGACTCCGCGCGGTTGGCCACACCCCGGGCCTACACGCTCGACATCACCGCCGGGTTCGGCCAGCCGGTCGGTGTACGCCGGGTCGGTGACATGTCGGAGCCGCGGACCTTCGCCAACAGCGTCGTGCTGCCCGACGGCTCGGTCATGGTCACCGGTGGTCAGCAGCGCGCCAAGCCGTTCACGGACACCGCAGCGGTCCGAGCGGCCGAGATGTGGGACCCGGCGACCGGGCTGTTCACCAGGCTGGCCCCCGAGGCCATCCCGCGTACGTACCACTCGTTCTCGCTGCTGCTTGCCGACGGCCGCGTGATGGCAGGTGGCGGGGGGCTGTGCTGGACCTGCGAGACCAACCACCCCGATGTCGAGATCCTCACCCCGCCATACCTGCTCAAGGCCGACGGGACTCTCCGCACTCGGCCCGCCATCACGGGAGGCGTCCCCGCCGAGGTGTCGGCGGGTGCCACCCTCACCGTCACCACGGACAAGCCGGTTGCGTCGTTCGCACTGGTCCGAGTGGGAACGTCCACGCATTCGATCAACTCCGACCAGCGCCGCGTGGCCCTGACCCCGTCCCCGACCGGGCAGAACACCTACCAGGTGACGATCCCGGCCGACCGCGGCACGACCGTCCCCGGCCCGTGGCTACTGTTCGCGCTCGACGCCTATGGCACTCCCAGCAAGGGGCAATGGGTGCAGATTCCGTGA
- a CDS encoding transglutaminase domain-containing protein — protein MTESRPNLDMVLTAALTACALAAWDSTYDSYSWVVVALIGLALGLGVSVFTGTLNLSMWIHVPALLGLYVLTAGVVATQAPPGVTFIGDSIAATISCWADLAGTHPTVAGEGTLLLPPYAVALLSSGLAGGIALHTRRVVVPVLPLMAAFVVVLVLGRQGFTSLPYAAAFAVVATLWIGLRSRRVVAHPRPPADSWGGRLERLVPATVVLALAAGTAYTLTGDAGDTADRLLLRNHIGAYDAAAVRTPLDDFRRFTDQPGAANNLHDRLLMTLRGAPTGGRVRFATLDQYDGRHWYAGNGTDPSRYDDRYLHISDHFENQATGKRAYVSLRVSRDWDSPWVPLVGSPQSVDAGLTRAGDSRLDEMRINLASSSALMTSDLTVRDQLEYDTRIPKDRFSERSFPSGFVEPTAFEQAEYFGGPILVWTQGAAFPMQALMQAARVLRTRGYYSDGLEPDGQVYLAGQSTQRLGKGFVYAPRMVGNDEQYASLMALIASRLRIPARVVIGAVVPGDGQVFGSDVQAWIEVRTNDGLWRTIPTEAFMSRRPPPRTNPPPPAFTVPRNVDRDDEDQTQQDQPRDEQAGEKDRDQPDTPLPRWPLALLPVVLLGVVLVAKWWRRLRRQRATRPSLRFAGAWQELVDRARDLGLDVPARTTRPAQATALGVDPALAVIADAQIFARDEPTASDADVYWSLMTDVRRRVGEPVPRWRRWLAWANPRSILP, from the coding sequence ATGACCGAGTCCCGGCCCAACCTCGACATGGTGCTGACCGCAGCGCTGACTGCGTGCGCACTGGCCGCGTGGGACTCCACCTACGACTCCTACAGCTGGGTCGTCGTCGCCCTGATCGGTCTCGCGCTCGGTCTCGGCGTCTCGGTCTTCACTGGCACGCTCAACTTGTCGATGTGGATCCATGTGCCCGCGCTGCTTGGGCTCTACGTGCTCACCGCCGGTGTCGTCGCCACCCAGGCGCCGCCCGGCGTGACGTTCATCGGCGACTCGATCGCCGCCACGATCTCCTGCTGGGCCGACCTGGCCGGCACCCACCCGACCGTCGCCGGCGAAGGCACCCTGCTGCTCCCGCCGTACGCCGTCGCGCTGCTGAGCAGCGGGCTGGCCGGCGGTATCGCCCTGCACACCCGGCGGGTCGTGGTGCCGGTGCTGCCGCTCATGGCCGCCTTCGTGGTGGTGCTGGTCCTGGGGCGGCAGGGCTTCACCTCGCTGCCCTACGCCGCCGCGTTCGCCGTCGTCGCCACACTCTGGATCGGCCTCCGCAGCCGCCGGGTTGTCGCGCACCCCAGGCCCCCGGCCGACTCGTGGGGCGGCCGCCTCGAACGGCTTGTGCCTGCCACGGTCGTCCTCGCCCTTGCTGCCGGGACGGCGTACACACTGACCGGCGACGCGGGCGACACGGCCGACCGACTGCTGCTGCGCAACCACATCGGTGCGTACGACGCGGCTGCAGTTCGGACGCCACTCGACGACTTCCGGCGGTTCACCGACCAGCCCGGTGCGGCCAACAACCTGCACGACCGGCTGCTGATGACGCTGCGCGGGGCGCCGACGGGCGGCCGGGTGCGCTTCGCGACGCTCGACCAGTACGACGGCCGGCACTGGTACGCCGGCAACGGCACCGACCCGTCACGGTACGACGATCGCTACCTGCACATCTCTGACCACTTCGAGAACCAGGCGACGGGCAAGCGGGCGTACGTCTCGCTGCGCGTGAGCCGCGACTGGGACAGCCCGTGGGTGCCGCTGGTCGGGTCGCCGCAGTCGGTCGATGCCGGGTTGACGCGCGCGGGTGACAGCCGTCTGGACGAGATGCGGATCAACCTGGCGTCGTCGTCGGCGCTGATGACCAGCGACCTGACGGTGCGCGACCAGCTGGAGTACGACACCCGGATCCCGAAGGACCGGTTCAGCGAGAGGTCCTTCCCGTCCGGCTTCGTCGAGCCCACAGCATTCGAGCAGGCGGAGTACTTCGGCGGCCCGATCCTGGTCTGGACCCAGGGTGCTGCCTTCCCGATGCAGGCGCTGATGCAGGCCGCGAGGGTGTTGCGCACCCGGGGCTACTACTCCGACGGACTCGAGCCCGACGGGCAGGTCTACCTCGCCGGCCAGTCGACCCAACGGCTCGGCAAGGGCTTCGTCTACGCGCCGCGGATGGTGGGCAACGACGAGCAGTACGCCTCCCTCATGGCGCTGATCGCCTCCCGGCTGCGCATCCCTGCACGAGTCGTCATAGGAGCGGTGGTGCCGGGCGACGGGCAGGTCTTCGGAAGCGACGTGCAGGCGTGGATCGAGGTGCGCACCAACGACGGCCTCTGGCGCACGATCCCCACCGAGGCGTTCATGTCTCGCCGGCCGCCGCCACGCACCAACCCTCCCCCGCCCGCCTTCACGGTGCCCCGCAACGTCGATCGCGACGACGAGGACCAGACCCAGCAGGACCAGCCGCGCGATGAGCAGGCCGGTGAAAAGGACCGGGACCAGCCCGATACCCCGCTGCCCCGCTGGCCGTTGGCGTTGCTGCCGGTGGTGCTCCTCGGCGTCGTACTCGTCGCGAAGTGGTGGCGCCGCCTCCGCCGTCAGCGCGCCACCCGCCCCTCCCTGCGCTTCGCCGGCGCCTGGCAGGAGCTCGTCGACCGCGCCCGCGACCTCGGCCTCGACGTGCCCGCGCGTACGACGCGGCCGGCCCAGGCCACGGCGCTCGGTGTCGACCCGGCGCTGGCGGTCATCGCCGACGCACAGATTTTCGCCCGCGACGAGCCGACCGCCTCCGACGCCGATGTCTATTGGTCGCTGATGACCGACGTACGCCGCCGCGTCGGGGAGCCCGTGCCGCGGTGGCGGCGGTGGCTGGCGTGGGCCAACCCCCGCTCGATCCTCCCGTGA
- a CDS encoding DUF58 domain-containing protein yields MLSALALVAGQATGLGELRLIGLAGMVALVIAVPFAVLPTRVDARLSVQPRHTTAGGRGLARLEVTNLLPAPLLHPTVRIPVEHRQTYLRLPLLRRGRPAAEEVDVPTERRGVVDIGPVWGTRADPLGLLRREQRWADPVEFYVRPRIVGLQPLPPGGLHDLEGVPSDQTSMTDLAFHALREYVPGDDLRHVHWRSSARAGELLVRQYHDTRRSHACVVVDDARDAYLDAEDFELALQAAASLIVRAGIDDYETALVCGVQQAFGDPGTLLDACCRAHLGGLGLLGAARQAMTLAPDTSLLVLITGRKGGVRADETLMRAAREFPAGVRTIAISVDRPDGELRVGIGELGGFTLTALDDLPAMLNGLARFGR; encoded by the coding sequence ATGCTCTCTGCCCTGGCGCTGGTCGCGGGGCAGGCGACCGGCCTGGGCGAGCTGCGGCTGATCGGGCTCGCGGGCATGGTCGCGCTCGTGATCGCCGTACCCTTCGCGGTGCTGCCGACCCGCGTCGACGCCAGGCTCAGCGTGCAGCCCCGGCACACCACCGCCGGTGGCCGCGGCCTGGCCCGGCTCGAGGTCACCAACCTGCTGCCCGCCCCCCTGCTGCACCCGACCGTGCGGATCCCGGTCGAGCACCGGCAGACCTACCTGCGCCTGCCCCTGCTGCGCCGGGGGCGACCGGCGGCCGAGGAGGTCGACGTGCCCACCGAGCGCCGCGGCGTCGTCGACATCGGACCGGTGTGGGGCACCCGCGCCGACCCGCTCGGCCTCTTGCGCCGCGAGCAGCGCTGGGCCGATCCGGTGGAGTTCTACGTGCGGCCGCGGATCGTCGGGCTGCAGCCGCTGCCGCCCGGCGGCCTGCACGACCTCGAGGGTGTGCCGAGCGACCAGACCTCGATGACCGACCTGGCCTTCCATGCGTTGCGTGAGTACGTCCCCGGGGACGACCTCCGCCACGTGCACTGGCGGTCCTCTGCGAGGGCCGGTGAGCTGCTGGTGCGGCAGTACCACGACACCCGGCGCAGCCACGCGTGCGTCGTGGTCGACGACGCGCGCGATGCGTACCTCGATGCGGAGGACTTCGAGCTCGCGCTGCAGGCGGCGGCGTCGCTCATCGTGCGTGCGGGCATCGACGACTACGAGACGGCGCTGGTGTGCGGCGTACAACAGGCGTTCGGTGACCCGGGGACGCTCCTCGACGCGTGCTGCCGGGCCCACCTCGGCGGCCTTGGCCTGCTCGGGGCCGCGCGACAGGCGATGACGCTGGCGCCCGACACGTCGCTGCTGGTCCTGATCACCGGCCGTAAAGGTGGCGTGCGCGCCGACGAGACGCTGATGCGGGCGGCGCGGGAGTTCCCGGCCGGGGTACGCACCATCGCGATCTCGGTCGACCGGCCCGACGGTGAGCTGCGGGTGGGCATCGGCGAGCTCGGCGGGTTCACGCTGACCGCGCTGGACGACCTGCCGGCCATGCTCAACGGACTCGCGCGGTTCGGCCGATGA
- a CDS encoding MoxR family ATPase: MTITTAQAERFRDAFDQMTANIGKAVLGKDHVVRLSLTCLLAEGHLLLEDLPGTGKTMLARALSNTIEGTHARIQFTPDLLPTDVTGVTVYDQHKGTFEFHQGPIFHDIVLADEINRASPKTQAALLEVMEEGHVTVDGIAHDVPRPFMVIATQNPIEQAGTYRLPEAQLDRFLMKTSVGYPDAESTEELLLGANIRDRAALVSPVASGDLVREMSALADEVYVDRAIVRYVRQLAEASRGRPHVRMGLSARGALAMIRVAKTWAISTGRTAVTPADVTTLAHPVLCHRLLLDPQATFSGIGVHDVITDLLAAVEPPVDRA; the protein is encoded by the coding sequence ATGACGATCACGACCGCTCAGGCCGAGCGCTTCCGCGACGCGTTCGACCAGATGACGGCCAACATCGGCAAGGCCGTGCTCGGCAAGGACCACGTCGTCCGGCTCTCGCTGACCTGCCTGCTCGCCGAGGGTCACCTGTTGCTCGAGGACCTGCCCGGCACCGGCAAGACCATGCTGGCCCGGGCGCTCTCCAACACCATCGAGGGCACGCACGCGCGCATCCAGTTCACCCCCGACCTGCTGCCGACCGACGTCACCGGCGTCACCGTCTACGACCAGCACAAGGGCACCTTCGAGTTCCACCAGGGACCGATCTTCCATGACATCGTGCTGGCCGACGAGATCAACCGTGCCTCCCCCAAGACCCAGGCCGCGCTGCTCGAGGTGATGGAGGAGGGTCACGTCACCGTGGACGGCATCGCGCACGACGTACCCCGCCCCTTCATGGTCATCGCCACCCAGAACCCCATCGAGCAGGCCGGCACCTACCGCCTCCCCGAGGCCCAGCTCGACCGCTTCCTGATGAAGACCAGCGTCGGCTACCCCGATGCCGAGTCCACCGAGGAGCTGCTGCTGGGCGCCAACATCCGCGACCGAGCCGCCCTGGTGTCGCCGGTGGCCAGCGGCGACCTGGTGCGCGAGATGAGCGCGCTCGCCGACGAGGTGTACGTCGACCGCGCCATCGTCCGCTACGTCCGGCAGCTCGCCGAGGCCTCGCGCGGGCGTCCGCACGTGCGGATGGGCCTGTCGGCGCGCGGCGCGCTGGCGATGATCCGGGTCGCCAAGACCTGGGCGATCTCCACCGGCCGCACCGCGGTCACCCCCGCCGATGTCACCACGCTCGCCCACCCGGTGCTCTGCCACCGGCTGCTGCTCGACCCGCAGGCCACGTTCAGCGGCATCGGTGTCCACGACGTGATCACCGACCTGCTCGCAGCGGTCGAGCCTCCGGTCGACCGGGCCTGA
- a CDS encoding SURF1 family protein, with protein MTPPRLPLLLRPRALGVHALALVLLAAAVALGFWQLGAWQAQRTAEATDLTRTEPMSLTETMGPDDPFPGNRVGQPVTVAGSWVPSGTVYVEGRKHGGQDGVWAVTPLAVTGQADSALLVVRGWAATVADAGSPPTGEAMVTAWLQPPDGTGQLDSDPTDDVLPQLRIADAIQHVDQDLYGAYAVVDPQAAQSNAGNEALAPADLEQLPDASRFTALRNLLYAIEWWFFGAFAAFIWWRWMRDELAHTGDGAGDSVV; from the coding sequence GTGACCCCGCCCCGCCTGCCTCTGCTGCTGAGGCCGAGGGCGCTGGGGGTGCACGCGCTCGCGCTGGTGCTCCTCGCGGCCGCCGTCGCGCTGGGGTTCTGGCAGCTCGGCGCGTGGCAGGCCCAGCGCACCGCCGAGGCCACCGACCTGACCCGCACCGAGCCGATGTCGCTCACCGAGACGATGGGTCCCGACGACCCGTTCCCCGGCAACCGGGTCGGGCAGCCGGTCACCGTCGCGGGCAGCTGGGTGCCGAGCGGCACGGTCTACGTCGAGGGCCGGAAGCATGGCGGCCAGGACGGCGTCTGGGCGGTCACGCCGCTCGCCGTCACCGGGCAGGCCGACTCGGCGCTGCTGGTGGTGCGCGGCTGGGCGGCCACGGTGGCCGACGCGGGGTCGCCGCCGACCGGTGAGGCAATGGTGACCGCCTGGCTCCAGCCACCCGACGGCACCGGTCAGCTCGACAGCGACCCGACCGACGACGTACTCCCGCAGCTGCGGATCGCCGACGCCATCCAGCACGTCGACCAGGACCTGTACGGCGCCTACGCGGTCGTCGACCCGCAGGCCGCGCAGTCGAACGCCGGCAACGAGGCGCTCGCGCCGGCCGATCTCGAGCAGCTGCCGGACGCCAGCCGGTTCACCGCGCTGCGCAACCTGCTCTACGCGATCGAGTGGTGGTTCTTCGGCGCGTTCGCGGCGTTCATCTGGTGGCGCTGGATGCGCGACGAGCTGGCCCACACCGGGGACGGTGCGGGCGACTCGGTAGTTTGA
- a CDS encoding DUF3817 domain-containing protein codes for MRKLFTTYRVLALVVGLLLVALAAGMVLKYGHNVIDAAAWAKGGDLQSFGDSLTGVVALIHGWVYIVYVVVAFLLSRRAGWSLQFLLVMLLAGLIPLLIFWVEHRVTTRLRAEHPELQPPARVAG; via the coding sequence GTGCGCAAGCTCTTCACGACCTACCGCGTCCTGGCCCTCGTCGTGGGTCTCCTGCTCGTCGCCCTGGCCGCCGGCATGGTGCTCAAATACGGCCACAACGTGATTGACGCAGCCGCGTGGGCCAAGGGCGGTGACCTCCAGAGCTTCGGCGACAGCCTCACCGGCGTCGTGGCGCTGATCCACGGCTGGGTCTACATCGTCTACGTCGTGGTGGCGTTCCTGCTCTCGCGCCGGGCCGGCTGGTCTCTCCAGTTCCTACTGGTGATGCTGCTGGCGGGCCTGATCCCGCTGCTCATCTTCTGGGTGGAGCACCGCGTCACGACCCGCCTGCGCGCCGAGCACCCCGAGCTCCAGCCCCCGGCACGAGTCGCCGGGTGA
- a CDS encoding patatin-like phospholipase family protein, with amino-acid sequence MTTAFVLGGGGVLGAVEVGMLRALLERGILPDLVLGTSVGALNGAMVARDPTLSVIERLTELWHDTSRSRDVYGDRPLRTVRRVISTGTHAYSARPLSRRLREEFGDLTFEELPVRFQVCAASIERAAEHWFSTGPVVDAVVASAAVPGLLPPAKVVTDLGVEHFLDGGIVNSIPVGRAAQLGATRIFVLQVGRIDRPLTPPSRPWEVARVSFEIARRHRFAREMAELPEGVVAHVLPAAGTSARDDSLRAHRDFDGILRRIDATYEASVDFLDGLE; translated from the coding sequence GTGACCACCGCGTTCGTGCTGGGCGGCGGCGGCGTCCTCGGTGCGGTCGAGGTCGGCATGCTGCGCGCCCTGCTCGAACGCGGGATCTTGCCCGACCTCGTCCTCGGCACCAGCGTCGGCGCCCTCAACGGCGCGATGGTCGCCCGCGACCCCACGCTCTCCGTGATCGAACGCCTCACCGAGCTGTGGCACGACACCTCCCGCTCGCGAGACGTGTACGGCGACCGTCCGCTGCGCACGGTCCGCCGGGTGATCTCCACGGGCACCCACGCGTACTCCGCCAGGCCGTTGAGCCGCCGGCTGCGCGAGGAGTTCGGCGACCTCACGTTCGAGGAGCTGCCGGTGCGGTTCCAGGTGTGTGCGGCCAGCATCGAACGGGCCGCCGAGCACTGGTTCTCCACCGGCCCGGTGGTCGACGCGGTGGTCGCGAGCGCCGCCGTACCCGGACTGCTGCCGCCCGCCAAGGTCGTGACAGACCTCGGCGTCGAACATTTTCTCGACGGCGGCATCGTCAACTCCATCCCGGTCGGCCGGGCGGCACAGCTCGGCGCGACCCGGATCTTCGTTCTCCAGGTCGGCCGCATCGACCGGCCGCTGACTCCGCCGAGCCGGCCGTGGGAGGTGGCCCGGGTGAGCTTCGAGATCGCCCGGCGGCACCGCTTCGCCCGCGAGATGGCCGAGCTGCCCGAGGGCGTGGTCGCGCACGTCCTGCCCGCTGCCGGTACGTCGGCGCGTGACGACTCGTTGCGGGCACACCGCGACTTCGACGGGATCCTGCGGCGCATCGACGCGACGTACGAGGCGAGCGTCGACTTCCTGGACGGCCTCGAATGA
- a CDS encoding 1-acyl-sn-glycerol-3-phosphate acyltransferase, producing the protein MNWAVRRLLVAPALIGLTALIWITLPLWLIVAAALSPLVAKVLPGKWRALRVGWVAILYLTCESLLLVVLFGLWLASGFGWRIRSPYFAGIHYDLVEGLLVVFFREARRVLRLQVHTDGPAPDQHPDKPILVCCRHAGPGDSFTLMYALMHWYGREPRVVLKDTLAWDPVIDVLLRRIPARFISANPGQGEDLESQIAELASHLDSNDAFVIFPEGGNFTPQRRERAIARLRKLGLERMAQRAEQMIHVLAPRPGGFLAALDAAPDADVVMVAHTGLDHLLSVGDVWREVPLDKRIIMRWWEVPREEIPADREERIEWLFEWWATIDAWIAENRPEDLSSSRS; encoded by the coding sequence ATGAACTGGGCGGTCCGGCGGCTGCTGGTCGCGCCCGCCCTGATCGGCCTGACCGCGCTGATCTGGATCACCCTGCCGCTGTGGCTGATCGTCGCCGCGGCATTGTCGCCGCTCGTCGCGAAGGTGCTCCCGGGCAAGTGGCGGGCGCTGCGCGTGGGGTGGGTGGCGATCCTCTACCTGACGTGCGAGTCGCTGCTGCTGGTCGTGCTCTTCGGGCTGTGGCTGGCCAGCGGGTTCGGCTGGAGGATCAGGTCGCCGTACTTCGCCGGCATCCACTACGACCTGGTCGAGGGCTTGCTCGTGGTGTTCTTCCGGGAGGCGCGGCGGGTGCTGCGGCTCCAGGTCCATACCGACGGCCCGGCGCCCGACCAGCACCCCGACAAGCCGATCCTGGTGTGCTGCCGCCACGCGGGGCCGGGCGACTCGTTCACGCTGATGTACGCGTTGATGCACTGGTACGGGCGCGAGCCCCGCGTCGTACTCAAGGACACCCTGGCCTGGGACCCCGTCATCGACGTGCTCCTGCGGCGTATCCCGGCGCGGTTCATCTCGGCCAACCCTGGGCAGGGCGAGGACCTCGAGTCGCAGATCGCCGAGCTGGCCTCGCACCTCGACAGCAACGACGCGTTCGTGATCTTCCCGGAGGGCGGCAACTTCACCCCGCAGCGCCGGGAGCGGGCGATCGCCCGGCTGCGCAAGCTCGGCCTGGAGCGGATGGCGCAGCGTGCCGAGCAGATGATCCACGTGCTGGCTCCGCGCCCGGGCGGGTTCCTGGCGGCGCTCGACGCGGCGCCGGACGCCGACGTGGTGATGGTCGCGCACACCGGCCTCGACCACCTGCTGAGCGTCGGCGACGTCTGGCGCGAGGTGCCGCTCGACAAGCGGATCATCATGCGCTGGTGGGAGGTGCCGCGCGAGGAGATCCCGGCCGACCGCGAGGAGCGCATCGAGTGGCTCTTCGAGTGGTGGGCGACGATCGACGCCTGGATAGCAGAGAACCGACCGGAGGATCTCTCCTCCAGCCGGTCCTGA
- a CDS encoding peptidylprolyl isomerase: MADQQATLKTNLGDIVINLFPNHAPETVANFVGLAEGTKDYKDDAGRSGERYYDGLGFHRVIDGFMIQGGCPLGTGTGGPGYTFKDEPHPELVFDKPYLLAMANAGPATNGSQFFITLGKTPHLNAKHTIFGEVADQSSRDVVDAVGKVKTGAMDRPAVPVVIETVEIAEV, from the coding sequence ATGGCTGACCAGCAGGCCACCCTGAAGACCAACCTGGGTGACATCGTCATCAACCTGTTCCCCAACCACGCGCCCGAGACCGTCGCGAACTTCGTCGGCCTGGCCGAGGGCACCAAGGACTACAAGGACGACGCCGGCCGCAGCGGCGAGCGTTACTACGACGGCCTCGGCTTCCACCGGGTCATCGACGGCTTCATGATCCAGGGCGGCTGCCCGCTCGGCACCGGCACCGGTGGCCCGGGCTACACGTTCAAGGACGAGCCGCACCCCGAGCTGGTCTTCGACAAGCCGTACCTGCTCGCGATGGCCAACGCCGGCCCCGCGACCAACGGATCGCAGTTCTTCATCACGCTCGGCAAGACGCCGCACCTCAACGCCAAGCACACCATCTTCGGTGAGGTCGCCGACCAGTCCTCGCGCGACGTCGTCGACGCGGTCGGCAAGGTCAAGACCGGCGCTATGGACCGCCCGGCCGTGCCCGTGGTCATCGAGACCGTCGAGATCGCCGAAGTCTGA